Proteins encoded in a region of the Paenibacillus sp. E222 genome:
- the fabV gene encoding enoyl-ACP reductase FabV: MIIKPRTRGFICTTSHPVGCAAQVQEQIDYVKSQPQLNGPRNVLVIGASTGYGLASRVVSAFGAGANTIGIYRPSSATDKRTASAGWYNSAAFEKAAEEAGLKSYSITGDAFANETREKTVELIRSELGQVDLVVYSVASARRTDPNTGEVFNSVLKPIGQSYTNKTVNFHTGEVTSVTIDPASDEEIRQTVAVMGGDDWELWMDALQQGGVLADNATTIAFSYIGPELTHAIYRDGSIGQAKNHLEATAHKLNDRLSAKGGRAYLTVAKALVTQSSSAIPVVPLYISALYKVMKEKGLHEGCIEQLQRLFADRLYAGGEVPTDEAGRIRIDDWEMRADVQEEVAKLWNELTTENIYDLSDLAGYRQEFFQLFGFETDGVDYEADVDPNVEVPHLR, from the coding sequence ATGATTATTAAACCAAGAACACGTGGTTTTATTTGTACAACTTCCCATCCTGTAGGCTGTGCTGCACAAGTGCAGGAGCAAATTGATTATGTAAAATCCCAACCGCAATTGAACGGACCGCGGAACGTACTCGTTATCGGAGCTTCCACTGGATATGGACTTGCATCGCGCGTCGTATCCGCATTCGGTGCCGGAGCCAACACCATCGGCATTTACCGCCCAAGCAGCGCCACTGATAAACGTACGGCTTCAGCTGGCTGGTACAACTCCGCTGCATTTGAAAAAGCTGCGGAAGAAGCAGGACTGAAATCATACAGCATCACAGGCGATGCCTTTGCCAACGAAACAAGAGAAAAGACCGTTGAACTGATTCGCAGTGAACTCGGTCAGGTTGATCTGGTGGTCTACAGCGTAGCGTCGGCACGCCGTACCGATCCGAATACTGGTGAAGTATTCAACTCCGTGCTCAAACCGATTGGACAATCGTACACCAACAAAACCGTCAATTTCCATACGGGTGAAGTGACTTCCGTTACGATTGATCCGGCATCCGATGAAGAAATCCGTCAGACGGTAGCCGTGATGGGCGGAGATGATTGGGAACTGTGGATGGATGCCTTGCAACAGGGTGGCGTACTCGCAGACAACGCAACAACCATTGCCTTTTCTTACATCGGTCCTGAACTTACGCATGCGATCTATCGTGATGGTTCCATCGGTCAGGCCAAAAACCATCTGGAAGCGACAGCCCATAAGTTGAATGATCGTCTGAGTGCAAAGGGCGGACGTGCTTACCTGACCGTAGCCAAAGCGCTGGTCACCCAATCAAGCTCCGCAATTCCAGTGGTGCCGTTGTATATCTCCGCATTGTACAAAGTCATGAAGGAAAAAGGCTTGCATGAAGGCTGCATCGAGCAATTGCAACGTTTGTTCGCTGATCGCCTGTATGCGGGAGGAGAAGTTCCGACCGATGAAGCAGGGCGTATTCGTATTGATGATTGGGAGATGAGAGCAGACGTTCAGGAAGAAGTGGCGAAGCTCTGGAACGAGCTGACCACTGAAAACATCTACGATCTGTCCGATTTGGCAGGATACCGTCAGGAGTTCTTCCAACTGTTTGGTTTCGAAACCGACGGCGTGGATTATGAAGCAGATGTTGATCCAAATGTTGAAGTCCCACATCTGCGTTAA